A genomic window from Candidatus Kouleothrix ribensis includes:
- a CDS encoding GAF domain-containing protein, translating to MTDSATSQQLAALEQQRDAFRAQHERYRRALDALYTVSLACRGHGSFREIFEVIAHELTAIFELDACYLAVCDPLEPGAFRAAYMLDQGQAEYVEHMPYGALTGTMLARRAPLLFADLPAEQAALAAAPDRFGNMHQRSRAWMGIPLLIGSAVVGVVSVQSYQPGRYGPADLELLERLGDIVGVALENVDLAQQQRALSHALATRVAARTGELAALSALAAELVEQRPLPELLDHALALIMPLLGMQGGNIRLLDHQAGELVMLAHHGLTDAYVRAAERLPARATPFEQVLTNHQLLVIPNNLRNQSILGPQQTFESLLGVPLRFGDQTVGALVLLGTEARTFTPDQLDLARVFGHQLAIAVENSRLFAERERQIAELRALSRIGQTAATARDLPTLLRQVHEALHGFMRLDAFLMIVYDSERQLITDGIGIDEGQEYTYFKDQPMPPGALSHWVIRERRTLHLRDLPAEIGQYPGLAEYIIGANRPAATWLGVPLLDRAGQVIGMIGIQSYTPAAFSERDEHFLRDAAHQVALHVQHVRLLSERERRIRELDAIGQIGQLVSASYDFEQMIEQVYEQLQILTNAPVFYIVICEVETHVITHSAYIDRGTRLTDTWRGQRPVPGSLTQWVLEHRRALRIDDLLAQRDELIGMGVAAQLFQAENNTRAWIGVPLVAKEGQPIGVISVQDYRPAQYDQRTLDLLSQVASHLSLGVQKVRLFEERERQLAENARLFAAEQAARRTADTLREVARVISSSFDPDEVPHIILRELREVIPYDTASILLLQGDQFRMALQGKPASTGASANTSFPLEQLNAAALVVRQRVPLVIGDTHSAAEWSPTPEQLPLRSWLGAPLIAKGQVLGVLNISAHSPHRFTARDAEVALAFASQAAVAMENARLYQESVTRVEQELEIAGQIQRNLFPRALPLVPGLDMAARCLPARETGGDFYDVIVLDADGPAGDVRAAQPSSLISFIIGDASGKSIPAAMLMAVARSIARSEARDHQTPREVMRETNRWIALDIPARAFVAMCYATLDLRQRRLALANAGQLAPILRRADGRIEYLEVPGNTLPLGILPDTPYSTLELALEAGDLLLFYTDGIVEARDAQRTLFGFERLEAIMRDSGGLPPAQVVDRIIAAVAAFSAAAPQHDDMTLVAVRVA from the coding sequence ATGACGGACAGCGCCACTAGCCAGCAGCTCGCCGCACTAGAGCAGCAGCGCGACGCATTTCGCGCGCAGCACGAGCGTTACCGCCGCGCACTCGACGCGCTCTACACCGTCAGCCTGGCCTGTCGTGGCCATGGCTCGTTTCGCGAGATCTTCGAGGTGATCGCCCACGAGCTCACCGCGATCTTCGAGCTCGACGCCTGCTACCTGGCGGTGTGCGACCCGCTCGAGCCAGGGGCGTTCCGCGCTGCCTATATGCTCGACCAGGGCCAGGCCGAGTATGTCGAGCATATGCCCTATGGCGCGCTCACCGGCACGATGCTCGCGCGCCGCGCGCCGCTGCTGTTCGCCGATTTGCCGGCCGAGCAGGCTGCGCTGGCGGCAGCGCCCGACCGCTTTGGCAACATGCACCAGCGCTCGCGCGCCTGGATGGGCATCCCCCTGCTGATCGGCAGCGCCGTGGTTGGCGTGGTGTCGGTGCAGAGCTACCAGCCTGGCCGCTATGGCCCGGCCGACCTCGAGCTGCTCGAGCGGCTTGGCGATATCGTCGGCGTGGCGCTCGAGAATGTCGACCTCGCGCAGCAGCAGCGCGCGCTGAGCCACGCCCTGGCCACGCGCGTGGCCGCGCGCACCGGCGAGCTGGCCGCCCTGAGCGCGCTCGCGGCCGAGCTGGTTGAGCAGCGCCCGCTGCCCGAGCTGCTCGATCACGCGCTGGCGCTGATCATGCCGCTGCTGGGTATGCAGGGCGGCAACATCCGCCTGCTCGATCACCAGGCCGGCGAGCTGGTGATGCTGGCGCACCACGGCCTGACCGACGCGTACGTGCGCGCCGCCGAGCGGCTGCCCGCGCGCGCCACGCCGTTCGAGCAGGTGCTGACCAACCACCAGCTGCTGGTGATCCCCAACAACCTGCGCAACCAGTCGATCCTCGGCCCACAACAGACCTTCGAGTCGCTGCTGGGCGTGCCGCTGCGCTTCGGCGATCAGACCGTCGGCGCGCTGGTGCTGCTGGGCACCGAGGCGCGCACATTCACGCCCGACCAGCTCGACCTGGCGCGGGTATTTGGGCACCAGCTGGCGATTGCGGTTGAGAACAGCCGGCTATTTGCCGAGCGCGAGCGCCAGATCGCCGAGCTGCGCGCGCTGAGCCGGATCGGCCAGACTGCCGCCACCGCGCGCGATTTGCCAACCCTGCTGCGCCAGGTTCACGAGGCGCTGCACGGGTTCATGCGCCTCGACGCGTTCCTGATGATCGTCTACGACAGCGAGCGCCAGCTGATCACCGATGGCATCGGCATCGACGAGGGCCAGGAGTACACCTACTTCAAGGATCAGCCCATGCCGCCCGGTGCGCTCTCGCACTGGGTGATCCGCGAGCGTCGCACGCTGCACCTGCGCGACCTCCCGGCCGAGATCGGGCAGTACCCCGGCCTGGCCGAATACATCATCGGCGCCAACCGGCCGGCGGCCACCTGGCTGGGCGTGCCGCTGCTCGACCGCGCCGGCCAGGTGATCGGCATGATCGGCATCCAGAGCTACACGCCGGCCGCGTTTAGCGAGCGCGACGAGCACTTTCTGCGCGATGCCGCCCACCAGGTGGCCCTGCACGTGCAGCATGTGCGCCTGCTCAGCGAGCGCGAGCGGCGCATCCGCGAGCTCGACGCAATTGGCCAGATCGGCCAGCTGGTGAGCGCCTCGTACGACTTCGAGCAGATGATCGAGCAGGTGTACGAGCAGCTGCAGATCCTGACCAACGCGCCGGTGTTCTATATCGTGATCTGCGAGGTCGAGACGCACGTGATCACGCATTCGGCCTACATCGACCGCGGCACGCGCCTAACCGACACCTGGCGCGGCCAGCGGCCGGTGCCCGGCAGCCTGACCCAGTGGGTGCTTGAGCATCGCCGCGCCCTGCGCATCGACGACCTGCTGGCCCAGCGCGATGAGCTGATCGGCATGGGCGTGGCCGCCCAGCTGTTTCAGGCCGAGAACAACACCCGCGCCTGGATCGGCGTGCCGCTCGTGGCCAAAGAGGGCCAGCCGATCGGCGTGATCTCGGTGCAGGACTACCGGCCGGCGCAGTACGACCAGCGCACGCTCGATCTGTTGAGCCAGGTGGCCAGCCACCTGAGCCTGGGGGTGCAGAAGGTGCGGCTGTTCGAAGAGCGCGAGCGCCAGCTGGCCGAGAATGCGCGCCTGTTTGCGGCCGAGCAGGCCGCCCGCCGCACGGCAGACACGCTGCGCGAGGTGGCGCGCGTGATCAGCTCGTCGTTCGACCCCGACGAGGTGCCGCATATTATTCTGCGCGAGCTGCGCGAGGTGATCCCCTACGACACCGCCTCGATCTTGCTGCTCCAGGGCGACCAGTTTCGCATGGCGTTGCAGGGCAAGCCGGCCAGCACCGGGGCCTCCGCCAACACCAGCTTCCCGCTCGAGCAGCTCAACGCCGCAGCGCTGGTGGTGCGCCAGCGCGTGCCGCTGGTGATCGGCGATACCCACAGCGCGGCGGAGTGGTCGCCGACACCCGAGCAGCTGCCGCTGCGCTCGTGGCTGGGCGCGCCGCTGATCGCCAAGGGCCAGGTGCTGGGCGTGTTGAACATCAGCGCGCACAGCCCCCACCGCTTCACCGCGCGCGACGCCGAGGTGGCGCTGGCGTTCGCCAGCCAGGCGGCCGTGGCCATGGAAAACGCGCGGCTGTACCAGGAGTCGGTGACGCGTGTCGAGCAGGAGCTTGAGATCGCCGGCCAGATCCAGCGCAACCTGTTCCCGCGCGCGCTGCCGCTGGTGCCTGGGCTCGATATGGCCGCGCGGTGCCTGCCCGCGCGCGAGACCGGCGGCGACTTCTATGATGTGATCGTGCTTGACGCAGATGGCCCGGCCGGCGACGTGCGCGCTGCCCAGCCGAGTAGCCTGATCAGCTTTATCATCGGCGACGCGTCGGGCAAGAGCATCCCGGCGGCTATGCTCATGGCCGTGGCGCGCTCGATCGCCCGCTCGGAGGCGCGCGACCACCAGACGCCGCGCGAGGTGATGCGCGAGACCAACCGCTGGATTGCGCTCGACATCCCGGCGCGCGCGTTTGTGGCCATGTGCTACGCCACGCTCGACCTGCGGCAGCGGCGGTTGGCGCTGGCCAACGCTGGCCAGCTCGCGCCGATCTTGCGCCGCGCCGACGGCCGGATTGAGTACCTCGAGGTGCCCGGTAACACGCTGCCGCTGGGCATCCTGCCCGACACGCCCTACAGCACGCTCGAGCTGGCGCTCGAGGCCGGCGACCTGCTGCTGTTCTATACCGATGGGATCGTTGAGGCGCGCGACGCCCAGCGTACGCTATTCGGATTCGAGCGGCTCGAGGCGATCATGCGCGACAGCGGCGGGCTGCCCCCGGCCCAGGTGGTCGATCGGATCATCGCTGCGGTCGCGGCGTTCAGCGCTGCGGCGCCGCAGCACGATGATATGACTCTGGTGGCGGTGCGTGTGGCCTAG
- a CDS encoding DUF2723 domain-containing protein encodes MCTPPIERSSQAVGEAQAQPGAGWARAPAPVLVALVLAAAYLRTLAPGITWANDGSDSGDLVTAAATLGVPHPSGYPTYVLLARLFQLIPLGDLAYRTTLLSAAAAVLAALGVYAITRALLAGDLPGWLAAATAAGAALALGLTPVLWGQAVVAEVYALNALFAALALWLLLRELRHAPPAAPWALAIGLALGNHLTIALLAGLWLLAALYAAPRGARMRRMCGLALWGAAGLLVYAYLPLRAAAHPPINWGDPRDLASAWWVVSGQLYRPLAFGLPRDELAGRLASSTGLLLRQFGWAGLALGLVGLLYGAPRERMFVWAGAVAALGYTAFAVGYNTADSYHYLIPVFMIVAIWAGLGVGLALSLLRRLHRLAAPAAAIGLAALLAWRALTILPQVDASGDRRAIVFAERALAAAPPGALVVADGDLDAFPLWYYHYALGRRPDLAVLVDPLLDFAWYRRNLAAVYPALRVPAATAMSWVEALAAANPQRVVCHTDAEASPLVCDR; translated from the coding sequence ATGTGTACACCACCGATAGAACGATCATCACAGGCCGTGGGCGAAGCCCAGGCACAACCAGGCGCGGGCTGGGCGCGCGCGCCGGCACCGGTGCTGGTGGCGCTGGTGCTGGCGGCGGCATACCTGCGCACGCTGGCGCCCGGCATCACCTGGGCCAACGACGGCTCGGACAGCGGCGACCTGGTGACGGCGGCGGCGACGCTGGGTGTGCCGCACCCGAGCGGCTACCCGACGTATGTGCTGCTCGCGCGGCTATTTCAGCTCATCCCGCTGGGCGACCTGGCCTACCGCACGACGCTGCTCTCGGCGGCGGCGGCGGTGCTGGCGGCGCTGGGCGTGTATGCTATCACGCGCGCGCTGCTGGCCGGCGATCTGCCGGGCTGGCTGGCCGCAGCGACGGCGGCAGGGGCCGCGCTGGCGCTCGGCTTGACGCCGGTGCTGTGGGGCCAGGCAGTGGTGGCCGAGGTCTACGCGCTGAACGCGCTGTTTGCGGCGCTGGCGCTGTGGCTGCTGCTGCGCGAGCTGCGCCACGCGCCGCCGGCCGCGCCATGGGCGCTGGCGATCGGGCTGGCGCTGGGCAACCACCTGACGATCGCGCTGCTGGCCGGGCTATGGCTGCTGGCCGCGCTCTACGCCGCGCCGCGCGGCGCGCGCATGCGCCGCATGTGCGGGCTGGCGCTGTGGGGCGCGGCCGGGCTGCTGGTGTACGCCTACCTGCCGCTGCGCGCCGCCGCGCACCCGCCGATCAACTGGGGCGACCCGCGCGACCTCGCGAGCGCGTGGTGGGTCGTGTCGGGCCAGCTGTATCGGCCGCTGGCGTTTGGCCTGCCGCGCGACGAGCTCGCCGGGCGGTTGGCGTCGAGCACGGGCCTGCTGCTGCGCCAGTTTGGCTGGGCCGGGCTGGCGCTAGGCCTGGTGGGCCTGCTGTACGGCGCCCCGCGCGAGCGCATGTTCGTGTGGGCCGGCGCAGTAGCCGCGCTGGGCTACACGGCCTTCGCCGTCGGCTACAACACCGCCGACTCGTACCACTACCTGATCCCGGTGTTCATGATCGTCGCGATCTGGGCCGGCCTGGGCGTGGGGCTGGCGCTGAGCCTGCTGCGGCGGCTGCACCGGCTGGCCGCGCCGGCGGCGGCGATCGGGCTGGCCGCACTGCTGGCGTGGCGCGCACTGACGATCCTGCCGCAGGTCGATGCCAGCGGCGACCGCCGCGCGATCGTATTTGCCGAGCGCGCGCTGGCGGCGGCGCCCCCCGGCGCGCTAGTCGTCGCCGACGGCGACCTCGATGCGTTTCCGCTCTGGTACTACCACTACGCGCTGGGGCGCCGGCCCGACCTGGCCGTACTGGTCGATCCGCTGCTCGACTTCGCGTGGTACCGGCGTAACCTGGCGGCGGTGTACCCGGCGCTGCGCGTGCCCGCCGCCACCGCGATGAGCTGGGTTGAGGCGCTGGCGGCCGCGAACCCGCAGCGTGTGGTGTGTCACACCGACGCAGAGGCGTCGCCACTGGTATGTGATCGGTAG
- a CDS encoding sugar transferase has translation MRAIEFEMRAIEFEMRAIEFEMRAVEFEIKLPHDRSCRPEFKLEALHKERGMLKRWFDITFALVVLLLLAPWLVLVALLIMRETRAPA, from the coding sequence ATGAGAGCCATCGAATTTGAAATGAGAGCCATCGAATTTGAAATGAGAGCCATCGAATTTGAAATGAGGGCTGTCGAATTTGAAATCAAGCTACCCCACGATCGATCATGCCGCCCCGAATTCAAATTGGAAGCCTTGCATAAGGAGCGCGGAATGCTCAAGCGCTGGTTCGATATAACCTTCGCGCTGGTAGTGCTGCTGCTGCTGGCGCCGTGGCTGGTGCTCGTGGCGCTGTTGATAATGCGCGAAACGCGCGCGCCGGCTTGA
- a CDS encoding polysaccharide biosynthesis protein, producing MSIVPKRMLAESTLPLLVLDAGSVAAGFWLALAFRFDGRIPADDAGYLLLALPALVVLFLCMNVAFGLYRYVWRYTSANEVLTIGAAGFTSTLLTMWGSILWSADRPIPISVAGLGGMFACAAFVVARYRERLLTGLLGRLQRVIGRPDRRRVLIVGAGEAGNIIARQLCADPARRYELAGFVDDDPRKLHMRLHGANVLGDRQIIPAIVAERGISLVVIAIHRISGPSLRELLSLCLATPAQVKILPDFLGAMGQAERALPLRDISPEDLLGRELCATDADACRAIVAGKVVLVTGAAGSIGSELCRQLLALGPRELLMLDNNETGVHDLFIDLPAEQQARARQVVADVTSQPRMDLLFARFRPQVVFHVAAYKHVPMMEYYPDEAVRVNVMGTAIVSGLAARYGVERFVFISTDKAVNPSSIMGATKRVGELLMMASADQSRHDDRRPLFTAVRFGNVLGSRGSVMPTFVRQIAQGGPVTITDPAMTRYFISISEAVSLVIQAATMTVGGDIFMLDMGQPIRIEDLAHKLIRLRGLRPGADIPIVYSGMRPGEKLHEELTAADEIQQATRHPKLFSISSSYGADIAGVPGAAAALIDLALAQHTDELVAGLWHLVCGDTALEPLKIRAAGEPAVLR from the coding sequence ATGAGTATTGTTCCCAAAAGAATGTTGGCAGAGTCGACGCTGCCCTTGCTTGTACTCGATGCCGGCAGCGTGGCGGCCGGGTTCTGGCTGGCGCTGGCCTTCCGCTTCGACGGGCGCATCCCGGCCGATGATGCGGGCTACCTGCTGCTGGCGCTGCCGGCGCTGGTCGTTCTATTTCTGTGCATGAATGTTGCCTTCGGGCTATACCGCTACGTCTGGCGCTACACCAGCGCAAACGAGGTGCTGACGATCGGCGCGGCCGGGTTTACCAGCACCCTGCTGACCATGTGGGGCAGCATTCTCTGGTCGGCCGACCGGCCCATCCCGATCAGTGTGGCCGGGCTGGGCGGCATGTTCGCCTGCGCCGCATTTGTGGTAGCGCGCTACCGCGAGCGGCTGCTCACCGGCCTGCTCGGCCGGCTGCAGCGCGTGATCGGCCGGCCCGACCGCCGGCGTGTGCTGATCGTCGGTGCCGGCGAGGCTGGCAATATCATCGCGCGCCAGCTGTGCGCCGACCCGGCGCGGCGCTACGAGCTGGCCGGCTTCGTCGACGACGACCCCAGGAAGCTGCATATGCGCCTGCACGGCGCGAATGTACTCGGCGACCGCCAGATCATCCCGGCGATCGTCGCCGAGCGCGGGATCAGCCTGGTGGTGATCGCCATTCACCGCATCAGCGGCCCATCCCTGCGCGAGCTGCTGTCGCTGTGCCTGGCCACGCCTGCGCAGGTCAAGATCCTGCCCGACTTCCTGGGCGCCATGGGCCAGGCCGAGCGGGCGCTGCCGCTGCGCGATATCAGCCCCGAAGACCTGCTGGGCCGCGAGCTGTGCGCCACCGACGCCGACGCCTGCCGCGCGATCGTCGCCGGCAAGGTCGTGCTGGTCACCGGCGCCGCCGGCTCGATCGGCTCCGAGCTATGCCGCCAGCTGCTGGCACTCGGCCCGCGCGAGCTGCTGATGCTCGACAACAACGAGACCGGCGTTCACGATCTGTTTATCGACCTGCCGGCCGAGCAGCAGGCGCGGGCGCGCCAGGTGGTGGCCGACGTGACCAGCCAGCCGCGCATGGATCTGCTGTTCGCGCGCTTCCGGCCGCAGGTCGTGTTCCACGTGGCGGCCTACAAACATGTACCCATGATGGAATACTATCCCGACGAAGCCGTGCGTGTGAACGTCATGGGCACGGCGATCGTATCGGGCCTGGCCGCGCGCTACGGCGTCGAACGCTTTGTATTCATCTCGACCGACAAAGCCGTGAATCCCTCGTCGATCATGGGCGCGACCAAGCGCGTCGGCGAGCTGCTGATGATGGCCAGCGCCGACCAATCACGGCACGACGACCGGCGGCCGCTGTTTACGGCCGTACGCTTCGGCAACGTGCTGGGCAGTCGCGGCAGCGTGATGCCGACGTTCGTGCGCCAGATCGCGCAGGGCGGGCCGGTGACGATCACCGACCCGGCCATGACCCGCTACTTCATCAGTATCTCCGAAGCGGTCAGCCTGGTGATCCAGGCCGCGACCATGACCGTAGGCGGCGACATCTTCATGCTCGACATGGGCCAGCCCATCCGGATCGAAGACCTGGCCCACAAGCTCATCCGCCTGCGCGGGCTGCGCCCCGGCGCCGACATCCCGATCGTCTACAGTGGGATGCGGCCGGGCGAGAAGCTGCACGAAGAGCTCACCGCCGCCGACGAGATCCAGCAGGCGACCAGGCACCCCAAGCTGTTCAGCATCAGCAGCAGCTACGGTGCCGATATCGCCGGTGTACCGGGTGCGGCGGCGGCGCTGATCGACCTGGCGCTGGCCCAACACACCGACGAGCTGGTCGCCGGGCTGTGGCACCTGGTCTGCGGCGATACCGCCCTCGAGCCGCTGAAGATCCGCGCGGCCGGCGAGCCGGCGGTGCTGCGTTAG
- a CDS encoding DUF11 domain-containing protein, with product MPKRSLIGLARPATLLFVLLAAMVFAIAPAAWASPAQHDRDCKKSTVPCKEADVSISKSAKTVKNSDDFVFTIKVKNNSKIAAQNVVVTDVLSKYFKIESLSGPGCKKGRTVTCKIGTLGAGKSVTITLRVDIEPDNFRGSISNTATVSSSTKDPKTSNNKSTVTVRYKGDR from the coding sequence ATGCCAAAACGTTCGCTTATAGGCCTGGCACGACCTGCAACCTTGCTGTTTGTCTTGCTGGCCGCGATGGTGTTTGCCATCGCACCGGCGGCCTGGGCTAGCCCGGCCCAGCACGATAGAGACTGCAAGAAGAGCACCGTGCCCTGCAAAGAGGCCGATGTCTCGATCAGCAAGAGTGCCAAGACCGTGAAGAACTCCGACGACTTCGTCTTCACGATCAAGGTGAAAAACAACTCGAAAATCGCCGCCCAGAACGTCGTAGTGACCGACGTACTCTCGAAGTACTTCAAAATCGAGAGCCTGAGCGGGCCGGGGTGCAAAAAGGGCCGCACAGTCACGTGCAAGATCGGCACGCTGGGCGCCGGTAAGAGCGTGACGATCACGCTGCGGGTAGATATCGAGCCAGACAACTTCAGGGGCTCGATCTCCAACACCGCAACGGTCTCTTCAAGCACCAAAGACCCCAAGACCAGCAACAACAAATCGACCGTGACGGTACGCTACAAGGGCGACAGGTAG